The Silene latifolia isolate original U9 population chromosome Y, ASM4854445v1, whole genome shotgun sequence sequence AAACTGTGTGCACTTCTACTATAGTGAAGTAGCAGTGACTTGGTGCATTTTATGATCCCATTTTTGTTTCGGTCAATTGGAAACCAACTTTTTGTGTTCAACACAAGGTTGAGGTTGTGTACATCCAACCTCCTACCCTCGCCACGTATGGGAGCCTTTTAAGGCATTGGGCTAATGTTATTGGTGTGTTACTGTTGTAATGGTTGATGTTGTGATTATCTACTTATTGATTTTTCTATTTTTCTAGATAAGGTAGTTGCTAAATTCTGCGCTAAGTTCCTTCACCAACAAGTGCTTAAGAGCGAAGCCTATTCAGCTGGAGATTTAACAACAGCTCTCCAGAAAGCTTTCTTTAGGtattatacataatatattatGATCTTAAATTGATCAATAATTGGTCTTTTTACTAGATATAGGTCTTAGATCTAGCGAGTGTATATGCTTTTTATGATCGTGGATATGTTTCATCATCCATTGGCATATGCAGTTCGTGAAGACCTAAGAAAGAGAATGAGGCATAATGGTCCACGACTCCATGTCTGTGCCGTGCACTGAGCTCAAATGTTTAAATTGGATAGAATTGACACAATGTTGATAAGGCCGCCCGCCAGTCGCTTTGTTTTAAAGAGACTTAGCTCTTGTCCAGTTGTCAACTTGTCATCCCGCCTCTTCTTTAGATATGACTAGTGACCCAAATAAATTTAGCAGGAAACAAAAATGATGCTTCCTTAAGCCCATGAATCTGTATTCttcattgtatatgtcttgtttTGTTCCTATCATCCCTCTGTAGACCTAGCTTTGAATCATTTTTGGTAGTCGTAAcagttacaacaacaacaacaacaacatcagagccttaatcccaaaatgatttggggtcggctgatatgaatcatcttttcgaaccgttcatgggtgaacgcacgcctcaaaagggaagatgaaaaacaaaaaggaagaacgaaaatgtaatggaaagtcaaggtgaacttaggggttttaaaatcgaattgtgGGGCCAGTCAATCTTTCTATTAGCTGTCACAAAATTGTACAATTAGATTAGGTTAGATGCTCATATTGACATTACTTTTTTTTTGTAGAATTTTGTGGGTTGAAAGCTAAACAATTTATGGATTTGCTTGTAAACTTACTAATTAAGCCTTTATATAGTCATACATCATATAAATATCAGCCACTAAGGAGATCCACCAAGTAAATAACCTCCTACTAAATAAACTAGGCTCACTAGTAAATAACTTCCAACTATACTACCCACTAAATTCAATAATTTTCGAGCAGTAATTCCAACAATTTTTTTCTGCCTTCTACATTTGAAGAAGATCTGGATTTGTTTAATTTAAAATGTAATTAGGCAACCTCTTCTAAGGATATATGTCTTATATGGTGCACTATTGATGTTTGCGTCTATTGGTTCTTAATCTAATACTTCCAAATGTATCTATTGTAGTTCCTTGTGTATTGATAATGTGAGCTTTTACAGGATGGATGAGATGATGCGTGGACAAAGAGGCTGGAGAGAATTAGCCTTTCTTGGTGATAAGCTAAACAAGTTTACTGGAATGATCGAGGGACTCATTTGGTCACCCAAAGCTGGCGATGGCAATGAACATGATGATGACTGGGCCTTTGAAGATGTAGGTATTTGTGAACTTGGTAATGTTCTCTCTTTTATGCTCGGTATTGTTTGTGCAAATGTGAGACACAATGTTCATAATGGGTCATCCTTAAAAGACCTGTGTCTTGTGAGTAAGGTTGTGTGAAGTGTGTGCCCCGAACATTTGTAGGAGCCTGTGaggcattgttgttgttgttgctgctgctgctgctgttgtggtgGTGTTCTTTGTTGTTGCCTCTGATCTAATTGTTTATATAACTTTTTATCCCCACCTTTGTGGTGCTTCTACTCATGTGGCTGATGTTGAGAAAGGGTTTGGGTACGAACATTTAAGGTTGCGCTCTTTGGTCATTATTCTTTTTAACATATTGGACTTCCAATCAGTGACTGTTTTGTCTGTTTCaggtttcttctattattctggCCTATCTTATTCAACAATCAAGACAATTtgaatattacttttcttctctAGGTGCATATTTATATTCACTTCCTTGACATTTATATTACAATTTCAGTTGTCACAAACTCACAATCTACTAATATCAAGAAGCTAAATTATGGATCACGGAATTGGAATTATGTGTTTTTAGGAAGCTTTTCCAAATCAACTGATTTGATTTAATTCATGGCGGAAGGCCCACGCCATTTAAAGGCCTTGTTCATTTATCAGAAGATTACAGATTTTTGTCCCCTCTTCCGAGTGTATGGAAGATGTTCTTTGGTGGTGTATTGTGAAAATGTTTTACTACAGCATTACGGTACTGTATATGCATTTAGGACCGAAAGTCCTTTGCTGGAAATTATACTAGCGAACAAAAACTAGCACCCCTTACCCTTAGTGTCCCCAATTTGATGGTGAACCGACTTTAGCTTTGACTGCCAATTTTATGAGGTGTATGTATAGGTAAAACACACTAATCACTTTCTATTTCTGAAAACATCTATTTCGTATTATCATCTTTAAACAATTTTTCCTAGTGTATATTGTGCGAAAGTATTGATCCAAGTTGAAATTGTTTGATTCCCAAAGTCAACTACAGTAGATAAAAATGGAATGTAGGAAGCTTTATCTTTTTACTGTACCAAATTCTGGTTTCGAAATCCATGGCCGTGGACCAAAGTGCCGAtgttttatcattttatattgcagtatcttttatgaacaatatgttcttaattgtatcgtcggtattatattatttaaaatatTGTCAGTGTTGCTTTAACTTAAACGTTCTTTATGCCAGGGGACTCACTCGGACTTTTCGGGTCCTACTTCAGGATGTACTGCCTGTGTCTCACTAATTAGGGGCGGCCAACTCCTTGTCGCCAATGCTGGTGATTCTCGCTGTGTGATCTCCAGAAAGGGCCAGGTGTACTTGCAGTTCAACTATCTTGTAATTTAGAAGTTATTGGGACATGACGCTAAGATTCGACATAGTTTATTACGACAATTACATATTCCATCATTGTTAAAGTGAATTCATCTTTTTTGAGGATGCAGGCTTATAATTTATCTAGGGATCATAAACCTGAACTGGAGGCTGAGAGAGACAGGATATTAAAAGCTGGAGGTTTCATACACGCAGGACGAGTAAATGGAAGTCTAAACCTTGCAAGGGCTATAGGTACCCCTCTTTTGATTCGACTATATTAGTTGTGTGTCTGTCTCTAATTTTGACAGTGGTTTTGTACTCTTTCGTCCCTGAACTTCTAGTAAGGTTATGTTCTCTTTAAACGGCTGATCTGTTCAGAAATGAAGTTCGTATTGTTGACAAAGACTAAGTGGCTTCCAATTAACCGAAGTGAACATTCCTGATCTCTAATATACCTGTTCCATCTTTCTCAAACTCAAATGCAGCTTGATTCAATTTTAATTACTCTCTCCATAACATATATATTGGCCTTCTTTTATGTTTCGGTCCATCCCATAAACTTGGTTCCTTTCTAAATCTAGTGAGATTTTAAAGAATTGTCGATGGTTCAGTTACAACTGACTTCTAAGATCATTAACCTACGTGATTTCTAATGGTCAGAGATTAAAAGTAGCAACTAAGTAAGAAGTGAATAAGAAAAACAAAGATACGGAGTAGGTAGAAAGTTATTGATTTTGTCTGTTGAGAGCTTCACCCTTTTGTTCCCTTAGGTGCTGATGAATCAGCTGTACCTGTGAAGGCTTTCTGTTTTTGTTTGTTATAAATATAAATGTTCAGGTACAAGCTTTTTTGAACCAATGTAAATAATCTTGGGCAGGTGATATGAAATCCAAGCAGAATAAGTTCTTACCTGTTGAAAAACAAATTGTGACAGCAAACCCAGATATAAATACGGTTGGTATCAGAAAGTAACAATATTTGTATTTGCAGATACTTTATTATGCAGTTTATAATGAGTTCGTAAATTGCTTCATGTTCTCACCTCCTTATTTTCTCGCTTGTCTTTTCTTGTGTATTTGTCTTTCGTAAGCTTTGAGCGTTTGACTTTTGATTCTCTCTCTTTTCGCTATACGGATTGAACtttgtgatgatgatgatgattttcTTGTGCTAGCTTGTGATGGCATATGGTAAGAAatgcaa is a genomic window containing:
- the LOC141626706 gene encoding putative protein phosphatase 2C 11 isoform X3 translates to MDEMMRGQRGWRELAFLGDKLNKFTGMIEGLIWSPKAGDGNEHDDDWAFEDGTHSDFSGPTSGCTACVSLIRGGQLLVANAGDSRCVISRKGQAYNLSRDHKPELEAERDRILKAGGFIHAGRVNGSLNLARAIGDMKSKQNKFLPVEKQIVTANPDINTETKLSAVCERVFDRCLAPSAAGGEGSDNMTMIIVEFKKPVQNFTLSSDNEASPSRPVTESEPKQEPKPTEASEFRNED
- the LOC141626706 gene encoding putative protein phosphatase 2C 11 isoform X1, which translates into the protein MGIYLSTPKTDKLSEDGENSRVRYGLSSMQGWRATMEDAHAAFPDLDASTSFFGVYNGHEDKVVAKFCAKFLHQQVLKSEAYSAGDLTTALQKAFFRMDEMMRGQRGWRELAFLGDKLNKFTGMIEGLIWSPKAGDGNEHDDDWAFEDGTHSDFSGPTSGCTACVSLIRGGQLLVANAGDSRCVISRKGQAYNLSRDHKPELEAERDRILKAGGFIHAGRVNGSLNLARAIGDMKSKQNKFLPVEKQIVTANPDINTETKLSAVCERVFDRCLAPSAAGGEGSDNMTMIIVEFKKPVQNFTLSSDNEASPSRPVTESEPKQEPKPTEASEFRNED
- the LOC141626706 gene encoding putative protein phosphatase 2C 60 isoform X2 yields the protein MGIYLSTPKTDKLSEDGENSRVRYGLSSMQGWRATMEDAHAAFPDLDASTSFFGVYNGHEDKVVAKFCAKFLHQQVLKSEAYSAGDLTTALQKAFFRMDEMMRGQRGWRELAFLGDKLNKFTGMIEGLIWSPKAGDGNEHDDDWAFEDGTHSDFSGPTSGCTACVSLIRGGQLLVANAGDSRCVISRKGQAYNLSRDHKPELEAERDRILKAGGFIHAGRVNGSLNLARAIGDMKSKQNKFLPVEKQIVTANPDINTGLHVKPAACRFCS
- the LOC141626706 gene encoding putative protein phosphatase 2C 60 isoform X4, which encodes MGIYLSTPKTDKLSEDGENSRVRYGLSSMQGWRATMEDAHAAFPDLDASTSFFGVYNGHEDKVVAKFCAKFLHQQVLKSEAYSAGDLTTALQKAFFRMDEMMRGQRGWRELAFLGDKLNKFTGMIEGLIWSPKAGDGNEHDDDWAFEDGTHSDFSGPTSGCTACVSLIRGGQLLVANAGDSRCVISRKGQAYNLSRDHKPELEAERDRILKAGGFIHAGRVNGSLNLARAIGDMKSKQNKFLPVEKQIVTANPDINTVELCDDDDDFLVLACDGIW